The Pseudomonas sp. IAC-BECa141 genome contains the following window.
CGTTTGCTGATCGATGCGGTGGTCGATTATGCGATCTACATGATCGACCCCGATGGCATCATCACCAGCTGGAACTCCGGCGCCAAACGCTTCAAGGGATACGAAGAATCGGAAATCCTCGGCGAACACTTTTCCCGTTTCTACACCGATGAAGACCGCGCAAAAGGTTTGCCGCAGCGAGCGCTGGACACGGCGATCCGCGAAGGCCGGTTCGAGGGTGAAGGCTGGCGGGTCCGCAAGGACGGCACGCACTTCTGGTGCCACGTAGTGATCGATCCGATTTTCAGCCCGGGCGGGCAACTGCTCGGGTTTGCCAAGATCACCCGCGACCTGACCGACCGCAAGATGGCCGAAGAAACCCTCAAGCAGAGCGAACAACAGTTCCGCCTGTTGGTGCAGGGCGTCACCGACTATGCGATCTACATGCTCAGCCCCGAAGGCCGGGTGACCAACTGGAACCCCGGTGCCCAGCGAATCAAGGGATACAAGCCGGATGAAGTGATCGGCAAGCATTTCTCGATGTTCTACACCCCGCAAGACCGTGAGGCGGGTGAACCCCAGCGCGCCCTGGAAACCGCGGTAAGCGAAGGCCGTTTCGAGAACAGGAGCTGGCGCCTGCGCAAGGACGGCACGCGGTTTCTGGCGCATGTGGTGGTCGATGCGATTCGCGGCGACACCGGCACCTTGCTCGGCTTTGCCAAGATTACCCGCGACGTCACCGAAGCTACCGAAGCGCAGCAGGCCCTGGAGAAAACCCGTGAAGCGCTGTTCCAGGCGCAGAAAATGCAGGCCATCGGCCAACTCAGCGGCGGCATTGCCCATGACTTCAACAATTTGCTGACGGTGATTCTCGGCAACCTGGAAATCGTGCGCAAACGCCTGGGCGAGGACCCTAAAGTCAGCCGTCTGCTGGAAAACGCCACGCAGGGCGCATTGCGCGGCGTTTCGCTGACCCAACGCATGCTGGCTTTCGCCCGGCGTCAGGAGCTCAAGACCGAACCGATCGAAATCCCGAAACTGGTGCAGGGCATCACTGGGCTATTGCGCAGTTCGCTGGGGCCGGGGATCCGCATCGAAACTCTATTCCCCGATGATCTGCAAGCCGTGTTGGCTGACAGCAACCAGCTCGAACTGGCGGTGCTTAACCTGGCGACCAACGCCCGCGACGCCATGCCCGATGGCGGAAGCGTCATCATCCGTGCCGAGCCAGAAGTTGTGCTCGAACAAAACGACTCGACCATGACGGCCGGGCGTTACGTCTGCCTGAGGGTGATCGATACCGGTGAAGGCATGGACGCTGACACGCTGGCATCGGCGACCGATCCGTTTTTCACCACCAAAGGCCTG
Protein-coding sequences here:
- a CDS encoding PAS domain-containing sensor histidine kinase is translated as MSENKKSAAIEDMRFRLLIDAVVDYAIYMIDPDGIITSWNSGAKRFKGYEESEILGEHFSRFYTDEDRAKGLPQRALDTAIREGRFEGEGWRVRKDGTHFWCHVVIDPIFSPGGQLLGFAKITRDLTDRKMAEETLKQSEQQFRLLVQGVTDYAIYMLSPEGRVTNWNPGAQRIKGYKPDEVIGKHFSMFYTPQDREAGEPQRALETAVSEGRFENRSWRLRKDGTRFLAHVVVDAIRGDTGTLLGFAKITRDVTEATEAQQALEKTREALFQAQKMQAIGQLSGGIAHDFNNLLTVILGNLEIVRKRLGEDPKVSRLLENATQGALRGVSLTQRMLAFARRQELKTEPIEIPKLVQGITGLLRSSLGPGIRIETLFPDDLQAVLADSNQLELAVLNLATNARDAMPDGGSVIIRAEPEVVLEQNDSTMTAGRYVCLRVIDTGEGMDADTLASATDPFFTTKGLGKGTGLGLSMVHGFIEQLGGRFILKSTKGQGTTAELWLPVAIDSVAATPHAPVLSTDTVPRLSVLVVDDDSLVLTSTVLLLEDLGHRVIGATSGAQALELFDQGQVIDLMITDMAMPQMSGAQLAHAVRMLKPDLPIILATGYAERLEGFAAGLPRLSKPFNQLNLMEIIARSMK